The nucleotide window TTAGCTCTGATTGTCAAATGGGTTATAATTAATGTTCATGCTTTGAATGCTTTCAATAAGGCTTCCGATCACTGCCTGATAAAGATTCCTGCCTAAAATGTTCAGCTACGTAGCCTCAACATTGTGAGCATGAGGGTTCAGCTAACCCTACCCCTTCAGACAATGCAATGAGACATTGGTACCCAAATACCCCAAAATCTAACCATGATTAGTTGCTTCCTGTATTTCCATCATTTAAAGTGGCAACTAAAATAAAGTGGTCAAATATTATTCTATAGAGATTTGTCATAAGATTGTAGACATTGAAAGTAGTCATGATAGACTGGTATCTGATCAGAGCAAACAAGTTACACTTTAACCAGAAGAGAATGTCAGCAATGCCGATGGGATTACTAACTATTAATATTTCCTTCCGTGATCTCTGTGCCTAAGGGTTTGACATACATCAAGCTGCTGAGGGAACAACCATGTGACGTGTTGAGGGCCTGCCGAATCTGAGACTCCATATGGATTTTCTGTATAATCATTTCTCTTATGTATTGCAAAGCAAGGGCATTTCTAGTGAATTAAATCTTTCAAATATAACAATAACATGGTACTACAGCACAGTAAAGTGAGGTTCTACTGAATCCTTGTTTCCAAGCTAAAGGCCAGGGGTGAATTTAGTGGTTTTAGGTTTTAACTGAAACTGGCCCCACACCACTAAGAGGTCTGGTATGAAGTCTAAGAGCCGTATTCACCCTGAATATTAGTTTTTCTCCACTACAGGTTCCAAATTTGACAAAAATGTTGATAGGTGAGTATTGGCCACTTGAAACATCACCCCCAAAAAGTCTATACCTTTTAAAGGTTGTACTGATCTCTTCCTGTGTCCTCTCCGTCTTGTTTAATTTAGAAAAGTATATGCTCAAATCCAAAATATTATTTTCATTAATAAATTACTTAGCATAGCTTTGACAGTCCCCAAATTATTACTGTATGTTGCAGttaaaaatgtttctgtggagtAAAATGTGACTAAACAAGTATTCAAAATGGAGAAGCAAGAAGTCATTCTTACTGCAGTACAGAGTTGTCTGAATGGATTAGAATCTGTGGGGATTTGTGGTGGATGCTTCGTTACAtcaccatacacacatatacacacacatacacacacaaacatacaaaaactCACATGCGACACACGTAcagaaacatacaaacacacacagacgcagtgTGTCATTGCCCTGGGCCAAGAGCTATTTTAGGGTCTTTGGAAACAGTCACCCTGTCTTTTACTACATTGTAACATCACTGTGGTAGACATAATTCATATTAAATTAATCAGAAATTGTTAATTTCAAGAGTGTTAAGTTATTCCTTGTAAACAACTAATGATTTATCCTTTTTAATGCATTGATACATTAACCAATTACATACATTAACACATTTAAGGAGCATATGTGTAGAAAATATTAtgaaataaccttttcaaaatgGTGCCTAGTGAAACACCCTTTTCCCAATCCCTGCTACAGTTTCAATTACAAGACAGGGAAATCTGGAGACAGTTTAGTGGGACATggtacatttttacacacaTTGTCTTATGATGATGAGGATTGCACACTCATGGTACAATATTCCAACATCACATTGTAGACATGCTGAATTTCTCATTTGGGATGTTCATTAAGTATTAACACTGTACCACTGCAACACTACATTAACTTTTCAACCAGACTTGATGTTTTGAATTCTTCAAGGCTGTCAACCATATAGGCTTGATGTTAAGGAATTGGGATATTAAGAATCACATTAAACATGCTTCTCAAATAAGAATCCAGATTCCAGCTCCTTTACTTTATGTTCCAGAAATTCAGTTCTGCTCAGCATTTGGTCATGTGTATTGTAGATGAAAGTGACTGGTTAGGTAAAGGTAAACATTCAAAAAGGTTTTGTGTTGGTCTCAGTCTCTGAGCCTGCTTTCTACAATAAAGGACAGTGCAGGAGAATGTTCTGGATCACTGAGCATCACTTGCGTCTACTGCCAAGGTATCCAGAACCATGGCTCACCATTGAAGAGCTAGGTATTCAAGGAGACAGGTTTACGCAAAGTCCCTTTCATCACCCCGGCTGTTGCCAGGTGTCCTTTTCATCCATGTCTTTACTGCAGCCATTACCCATCAAAAATAAACTAGCCACAACCTTGGTGAATTGTTACACTTTTGAATTGAGTATCCCTTCATGGTGAATTGTTACACTTTTGAATTGAGTATCACAATACAAAACACTTTAAAAGCAGTAAACGTACACAGTCTATAATCACAACGTTCTTGTTctttttattgtttgtttttatcaGTTTGTCGTCCACTTGTCACCCCAAGCGGTGCTCACCGTGTGTAGGACCTCTGCCAGTTATAGATGGCATGGATGTTATGTGAGCAGGCAGGTAGTCGTTTACAGGTGCTGACGCTGCGATGACGGAAGGCCCTCCCAGCACCCAcaccccccaggcccctcctccTTGCCGCTTGCTGTTTGGCCCGCTCCTCTGCTGCAAAGAAGTCTGTGGTCGCTCGGAAAAACTCTAGGAGACCCCGGTGGCTCCAGCTGGTCCCAGGGGTCCCTATCCCACCACCCAGTCCACAGGCTCCACTTCCTTGCTGGGTGGAGAAGCCGCAATGGCCCCCTTGGCCAGTCAGGAGCAGGAAGAAGTGAGGGTTGCTCTCGAAAAGTTCCACGGGTATGGTGGACTGAGGGTCTCCCCTGATGGGATCATCCTGGGCACAGATACTCAGAACTGGGATGGCCACTTCGTCTACATCCCTTAATGGTTCGTTGTGCTCCCAGTATACCTCCCACACTGTGTTAGTGTTATTGGTGCTGCCACCTGTAGGTGTGGAGGATGATATTGCAGATGCTGGTGCAACTTTAGGACTAGACTGGCAGAAGAGAACCTCTTCAAGAACACGTAAAGAACAGCTGGAGAATAGGGTATCTGTGTGTATGGTCTCACCCAGTATTGTCCGGTACCTAAGTATGTAATCAGAGGAATcataagaaaaacaaaaatcagTTTCTCAAGAGTTACATGGCTCTCATATTCTTTGTTAGTATTGATTTGAAAAACCTGTCTCAGGTCACGATGGACCCAATGATCAATAAGACTACTGTGTACAGACCACCGGCAGCCATGGATACATGATTGTATTTTAATCGGTTTGTACTCTGAAAATGTGACAGTGGTAGACATGTCATTTCTCTATCTCGTTATTTTTCCAATCACACTCTAAATCGGCTTATTTTAACCCCAGCTTGCTCTATTTGTTCTGTCACAAACTTTCTTCAATTTCCCTCACCTGCTAAGACACATCTTCTGGTATAGCACGACAGCCCACTGCAGTGGCCACCACGGCCCGTTCTCAAACCAGGCCTGGCACCGGAACACAGGAGAGAGGCAAGCAGCAGCCGTCATGTAGCTCGATGAACCACACTCTCCCAAATAGGACAGCAGCAGGCCAGACCCAGTACTCTCACTCACAGCATACAGACGCCCGGCTGGCTGGCGGTGGCGGATGTAACGCACCGCCTCGCGGAGGTCAGCGGGGTCACCAAATTGCTGCAGCTTGAGGGTGGTGAGCGGAGTGTTGTTGTGGCTTCGGCGGTTGAAGACTACAGGGAGGTAGCCATGGGAAAGAGCCGCTTCACACAACTACAGGGAGCAGGATGGAACACAAAAGCAAAAGAATCAAGTCCGGTAAAGGTCTAGTAGCATATCATGCTATACAACAAACAATTAAGCTTCTGACCTGTTCCACCAGacattttttttaaggaaatgtGTTTGCCAGTCAGGTGCATTTGTGAGACTAAGTGGTACCCATCTGAGTTGGCACAGTAGGGTTTAGACATGGCCCGCCAATATATATTGTACACAGTGCATTTTGTCACTAATCCCAAATCTTTCCAAGGGCATCAAAAGTGCCCTGCTGAGTCTGATTACACTTAATAACTTATCACTATTTGTTGGCACTGAGGTAAACAGTGCCTTGTTCTGCCCAAGCTCTTCTGAAAGGCACAATCTGCTGTTAAATCCCAGGGAGAACGGTGTTTCACCGCATTAAAAATTTACAGAGATGAGAAATCTGCAGTTGGACTGATAGATGCAGACTAGAGAACCAGTTCTATGTGAAAATAATTTCCTGGAAGTCTTAAGAAAGGCCTGGGAAATGTTGTACTACAAGGTGCTTTGATAGTTTTATATTCATATATTTATTGGATCATTtgttccctcaatttttgtgtAACAATAATTGTTCATGTTTATAAACATGCAGCTCTACAGGGCGGTGTGTTATTTGGGTACTGAATATTGGAAGGGAGTGATTAGAACACTCCCGTAGTTTTCCCTGAGGTTGTGTCGAGGCTATGAGGAATTCCTTTCACTGGGAGGAGGGATGCGGAAGAAcacgttgacacacacacagtcacattccgcacacacacgcacgacaGACCCCAACAAATCTTACCCAGCCACCATATACAAAGACTGTGACCATGGCCAGAAATCTGAGCCTGAACAGACATCGATACATCAAGGAAATGTAACAAGTACATGCCTCATCACATTTATATTACTTTGTATTGTCATTGTGCATCATCACACAAGAAGGGCCTCATTGGTGTGGAATACTGTTTAGTGCTAATAAACTACCCTCTGGGATATTGCTTAGTATCTGACAAGGACAGGACCGAGCTAGAGTGTTAACTTGGGGTTTTAGCAGTTTATATTTTTGGCAACAAAGGTCACTTCTTTATTTGAGTAGCATATTATAACTGTCAATGGTAAATATGTATTCTGCGACACATACTGTAGCCCAGGTTATTTTTCCAAATGAATTTCTTCACATGACAATTTGCTTTAACTGAAGTGAagacatttgttcagaataccTAGTCCTATACAAAACTGTTCCTACTGTCAGGGTTTCTTCCACGAAAGACTTGCACTGTTTAATAGTTGTAATGCTGGTGTCTGGACATCATCATACTGTAAAATTCACACTCAGGTAGGAGATCACCTTTGCCACCGTGGATTACCCTAAAGAGACTACATGGTTTTCGACTACATCTCATTTCAAAATGTTTCCTGTGTCCTTGCATCTGCCCTCAATAGTCTGTGTATTAATCTTTTTTaatatgaaaaaaatacaaaaaacagtTGTCTGGTTTAATACCGTTTTTAGAGATACATGTAAAAGAGGGATACAAGTGAAAGGTAATTTCTTTAT belongs to Hypomesus transpacificus isolate Combined female chromosome 15, fHypTra1, whole genome shotgun sequence and includes:
- the abhd15a gene encoding protein ABHD15 yields the protein MLEWLVALCIVVLVATIWPGLKYFGTESQPDALLRGLGISRRQTKDKVSERLVSDRVNEGAQSVAAGAGEKVPTVALICKPSALANYLLKHCRTFSNFTPCTGWTWQANAFLQSIYGACWPYASPVYFVRDHLQLSDDGLVALDWAVSVAGASHHKRRRTSTNSTSPILLIIPNSFGKITLNVLKLCEAALSHGYLPVVFNRRSHNNTPLTTLKLQQFGDPADLREAVRYIRHRQPAGRLYAVSESTGSGLLLSYLGECGSSSYMTAAACLSPVFRCQAWFENGPWWPLQWAVVLYQKMCLSRYRTILGETIHTDTLFSSCSLRVLEEVLFCQSSPKVAPASAISSSTPTGGSTNNTNTVWEVYWEHNEPLRDVDEVAIPVLSICAQDDPIRGDPQSTIPVELFESNPHFFLLLTGQGGHCGFSTQQGSGACGLGGGIGTPGTSWSHRGLLEFFRATTDFFAAEERAKQQAARRRGLGGVGAGRAFRHRSVSTCKRLPACSHNIHAIYNWQRSYTR